The sequence tattatattctgataTGTTTTTATATGGCATCACAACTTTGATGTATATTACTACTGATAGTCTCtgttgtatatttaattaatgtaatgtTTTAGGAAAATATGCAGATGGTAAAATTGGCTTATCAGATAAACCTGCCCTTCTTAATCCACTCTGTAGCGTGACACTTGTACTTTTTATCTTTGTACCATTTGGTGGTAcagatgaattattattttctacagTGACTGGTACCAAAGACGAACCTGCGACATTTCCAGATAACTTGTTCAAAGAATTGATACGTTCCATAGGTGTACTGGTACTCGAAATTTGACCACTTTTATTAAACGTTGATATGCCCATTGTATTATCAGTAATACCAACACCCATTGATCGCGCTGTCATACGTGTGGtttgattaatatttggaTTTTGTACAATGGGATTTCTCAGTGGTAATCCAGATAATGCATTCGATTGTACTGTATTGGGTGCAGATGTAcgtgtttcatatttattactaattaatttattcgttcgagGTAATGTTAAATGAGTTGAAGATGGTACTGTAATTGGTGCTGCTACAGTAGCATTTTGTAGTGGAGACTGGCTATCTGCTAATCGTCGATTTAACCAACTTATTACTGcaagaatataaaagaataatattaaatatataatgcaatCTCTTCTAAGATACTAAAATAGAATactaaatgttatttttctgaataatattaaatataatattaaatattacagaaacagaaataatataactaataatatttaataatttaaaattattattctgtGTATACATCattaatcaaaaattttataataaaatgtattaaaaatatttaattaccattatcattattctttattattttttctttctcctctaaCTGATTCTGTTGAGTTTTGAGCtgttctttcaaattttcaatctctgtttttgcatcttttgtttctttcactaaattttccattttgttttctaattgACCAACTTCTTTTTGTTTAGTATCTAATAACCTTTCTTGTTCAAGTGCTATACTggttcttaattttaatttagattttgtTGAAGCAAGttcgttttgtaattttgttaatatttcattagctTTAACCAAATCATCACTTAAATTTCGtaaagaattttgtttgcGTTGTAACTGACCTTCTTTTTCAGTTAGAAGATCTTCAAGGTGCTGTTTTTGTTCTTTGGCAGTTTTTAACATTTCGGTATGTTTGGTAATAAGTATAcctttatcttttaattcttgTTCAAGTACAGCAACTTTTGTTCTCAAACTATTTACCGATTTATCTCTGTCATGATAATCTGTATctaatttagaattttgttttttcagtAGATTCAAATCTCTCTGAGTAATATTAAGGtctttttcaagattttgcAGCTGTTTAAGTTGTTCCACATTAGTTGCTTCAAGAAGAGATAGCTTATCTTTGTACGTTGAATTTTGTGTACGTAATTCTGCCAGTTCAGTATGAAGCTGTTTTATCATTTCTGTATGCCtacgttctatttctattttttgtttttcacttTGACACTGCCACTCCAACTGTGCTTTGGCAAACCTATCAAAGTTTAGAAAtccttaataaatatttcatgtatatgACCacacataattatataaatgttgcTACATACTTATCTTTTTCAAGACCTATTTGTTCCGATGAAAGTATTTGCATTTGACTTTTTTCTGTTATATACTTTTGTTCCAATTGGTCAAACTCCCTAGTTTTCGtttctactttatttaataaatcgttCAATCTTGTTTCAAGTGCAAGTGCATCTCTattttgttgtaaaatattttctttcaactgTTTAATTTTCATGGCCATGTGCGTTTTCAAATCTGAATCACTCGCAGGTGATATATTTAGGCTCAAATGacataaatgtttaaaattatttgtttcaacCAATTTTAACATCCATTCTCCACCTTCTTCTGCTAACAACAACAAAAACTTTGGTGGTGATTTTGATAGATTTGTAGCAGGTATTTGACATTGctctaataaatatattagttgagttgcaaaattatcaaaatctACTAATAATCCTTGTtgagatttcaaaattttgaaatcgtCTTCTGTGATGAATAAGGAATAAAGGAAACAAGGATCATCGTCATCTGCTAACAAAACACATAAACTCTGTAATATAAATAcgcaatatattattaaataataaaaatatatctccAACTATTTTTTAGTATATCAACAAATTATAGGCTAATGCGAACATTAAAATGTATGCTACCTTGCGACATACAGGACTAATACCCGCATGGCTCTCCACATTAACCCTCAGCTCACGTTGacgttcttctttattttgtgGCTTCATATAAACTCTTTGCACTctagtatataatatttctacattGTTCAATTGTAAACCAGAATCACCAGTCACTGCACCACctatcgaattatttaaataattcatcatTTGGTTATAGGTTTAATAAACATCTGTTAATCTTGGATCACCctgtatttcaaataataaggacgttttaattttcatttcatttgttaatttttcataaattataaaaagtttacATGAAAGCTTTCAAATTCTGTAATCTACATATCAAGCCAAGGTACGCGTATTTCAGGTGCTGCCATCCTTTAGAGTTACGCGTTACTAGGAATGCCCCTCCTATTCActccaaattttccaattattctttttcacttattacgtctaacaataaatataattgatttacttacatttacaattgatttaaaaatgctGTACGTTGTTACTGTTCATAATTAacgaagtaaaatttatttaaatgctaTCTTTGTAAATACTAATAActactaataaaaatgtcattacatataattgtgtagtaaatatgtacatacatacccACACGTGTATGTACTTATGTGAgcacgtataaataatatttaaaaacagcattttttaaaaatttgcattgacatttatttacgtatagaaatatgtgaattaatatatttttatatacgtacatatgtatatgtgcatatatcaagacatgtatatttttatatactaaaatccgtttttattttcattaaacaaatatatagaatatatatactttttcgTTTGTccaacttttattttgtattagtATTGTTTTTTTAGTTTgccataaataattaatatgattttattctatataatattaattttattaatattaatattaatatcattattaatatattataggtTAATACAGCTAGCtacacaatatataatataaatagtactatatacatatgtgcatATAAGTAGTGAAACATATTTTCGTTCCGCaactatattataaataatatacatacaatacagTTAAAGCAATAGACGTTTGAATCCGATCGAAATAGTGGAGCAATGGCGGCTGCATATAATCGAAATATATGTGTTCattattgttttatgtaatttataagataataattttttattcgacttttatatttaattcttctaaGAAAAGTGTTACATTTATGTTTAGGTTGATATGTGTCTAAACTTGTTAAGAAAAGAGCATATGCTTGACTTcttaaatgtattttcaacatttctaACGGAATTTACTTTCCCGCGTAATAAGAAACTTCCAAAACTGATTGGTTGACTCTTTTGAAAGCAACCAATAGTATCAAGGATTAAGGATGTGACGTATCGTTTAAAACACTGTACATATACGTCGAGTTGTAATCGCGGTCGCCATGCCATGCGGTTGTTCCGTGATTGACATTTTCGTTCCTGAATATGTCGTTGAAAAAGTGTTtgtgaaattattatctttgtttcaaaaagaaaaatttacggAGTGATAGTGTCGAAAAAGTGAGTGCATAATTACTATGAAGCGACAAGTGACTTTCTTTTGAGAATTAAAATCTCGAATCTTCACCCTGTCGGTTATATTGTTAGAGGTTGGATACAGCAGTTACAATTTGAATTTGACTACATATTCAACATATAAACAGAAAAAGCAGGTAAgctttcattttgtattaagTACAACTTGTATATTAttcgagtaatttttattataacaaacattaagtataaaatttgtacttcATGAGACCTTCGTATCAAGAACACGTCGACCGGTTTGCTCGCAGCGCTCTTGTTCATTTTTGATCTGTAACTATCTTGTGCTGCCCTCTAACAGATGTACatgttttaatttcgtatGCTAGTTTACCAATATTCATTCGTAgattgtgaatatttatgcagatttatatttttatatttttatgtacacaATTGAAcaagtatttacatatttaagtTTCcgataaatacgtaaaatacaaACACATGAGTAAAGTAGTCATGGAACATATGAGTAGTAGATACTGACCATGTAAGCAGTTTTGTTCCTTTATGGTTTAATCACAGAAAttggtaaaattgaaaaatatagacatgttatatatgtatatacatatagaacatatgtacatatgtgcatatacatattatacaaataacgGTTTGATTTAAAACGGTTTAGGAAAAACATCAAATTTTCTCTtgatacaatttcatttaattcaatGTAATTCAAATAGCATCTTTTTAAAAGTTTccatttgaatttaatattttgcatgCGAAACTGTTTGGTATATTTTCCTCGGATTTCCATTTAAACTGgagtttattttcattttattctttattttatgaacaaattatacaaaacCTACTCCATTTGAAATAGAGGGACAAATTAAAGTGTGGAGTATTCTCCTCAATTTTACCTTATCTATGATCATGATATATCTATGTCCCTACATACGTATGCACACGTTAGACTTGCCCTTTCTATGTtaagattattatttgatcGTGGAAGAATTAAATCTCTAATGTGCGCgtacattatatatacttctaattataatattacatacgtGCATACAAAACAATATAATCTAATGTaacaatcaaaattttaatgtttgtaTGATATAGACCGTGAAACATCGACGATGATCTTCACAAAAGTTTAGTGAAgagtaaaaatatctaaatagataaagaaatattatttgtttctccTTTGCATCGTTCGTTTTCGATACAATATAGTCTTAATATCTTCTACCTCGCAGAAAGTTGATCGTAtacatttgatatatttgtGATTTCCTAATTTCcttgaaaatgtaattgtCAAAACAGATCCTAGAACGATTTTACATTTGTCGCGTGGTTGTCATATTTCTATCACATATTATGCCCGATCTAGGCAAGTAGCGATGTGTATACATCGCCACAATTTTAAGAAGATTCATCCTTCGAATGGTGCAATACAAACAAGTGAATGATTCtcttattagaaatataaatctgcTGAAGCGTACAGTGTCACTAATGCGGAATCGTAACCATACCATGTTGCATCATTTATTTGCACCAGTCCTTAAACCTGTTGATAGTCGTTATTCGCGTTGTAGTTTTTATTCTTAAGTCACATGCATGCAATAGAGAACGCCtaagaaaaagattttccTAAGTCAAGTATATCTTTATTGTGTAAttctttaaatgaaataaattgtaattaatttttcctgcCAAAgctattcaatttttaatgctACAAGTTCAGTTATCGATTAATAGTTGGTCTAGTCGCGGACAATCCAAattgaatatacatacatagtatgtatataatatagtacTATGTACGTacaaacatataataatacatattaattttgatcGCCTCATGAGAGGACTAAAGCGAGTGGTTCACGTAAAGTAAAGAGATATGCTCATATCACTGACGTTGCCTTCAGATTTATCAATAGTGCAGCGTAAGGAAAACTTATTTTATTGGTCTGTAGTCTATATTGAATCAAGACGTGGCAACAGAGCATCCTTATATATATACCACCAGCATGTATCTTTCGTGCGAGAGGCCACGGCATTGTAAAATTCCCGATTGGCTTCGAGGTCATCACGCTATCGACCTCCATTTCATATTGACTTTTTTTTCAACATGGATTTGTCGAAACTGACCACTGTGGTATTGCTCCATCGATATTCTTGTCTCGATACGCTAACGACATTAACGGGGAATAAGCACTCACGTACAAactcttctttttataatgtacaatGGTTGCTTTAATTCTCCTTCACTTGAAAATCGtcacgaagaaattttataaaaccgCGATTTACGTGATTTTTTCGAGGTCGTTAAGTCGGATATCGTCAGAacatacttctttttttaaacaaaagcGTATGTTTAATCTGTTACTTTAAAAGGCGTTTTACTTCTGAGACAGTATCTGAAACATTGAGGAATAATCGTAAtacatgtaataatttaatcttgtatctgtacattttcaaatttagcTTTGCAATCATTTCTTCTATGCGAAGAGTAGCGAGCAGaaagcatataaaataataatatttttagtgatattattttatttcgaacttTAAAAGATAAGCAAACTAGTTTTGATccttatttattaatgaaatataatttatcctGTATTTAATCGTCTCATACTTTTAACTTTGTGTAACTTGGTTGCGCAAGTTTCTTGAAAGAACAGTGctcatttatttcaaagttctTATGCAAAGAATTTACTCTTACAAACGTTTtcatatatatgatatactTTTTTCGttgattgaattatttaagaaataggTTTAAAAAAGCATTCTGTAAACTATTAGTAAGTTCTTAATAAATCATGTATGTTAGTTCAAAAATGTTAATTCATCTTTATGAATTTTTGcagaaaatgtattatatacatataagttgatattgattttttcgttcgttagaatttgttttcattaaataaattcctaCTCTCACTAAATTTAGCTTGTATCAGATGATGAGTAGCAGGAAGTCTAAATAGTAGTTTTACGCAGTTGAAATTCTAATCACTTCCTGCGAAACTTTGTTCCGTACGCACTATCCTCAATAGCAATGGATATTGGATAATAAGGAATAGAATAGTGTTACAGATAATCAACAGAACTGATTAGACATACAGAAGCATAGTTTCATGCATATATTgctaaatatttctaatcgatgaaaaacccgagtttttaagaaaatcaaaattacttGCTCAAAAAAACTTGATCAAAGGAGAagatgtttatataaattcttttgataaatttatggaCGTc comes from Bombus pyrosoma isolate SC7728 linkage group LG2, ASM1482585v1, whole genome shotgun sequence and encodes:
- the LOC122577641 gene encoding spindle assembly abnormal protein 6 homolog isoform X1 → MMNYLNNSIGGAVTGDSGLQLNNVEILYTRVQRVYMKPQNKEERQRELRVNVESHAGISPVCRKSLCVLLADDDDPCFLYSLFITEDDFKILKSQQGLLVDFDNFATQLIYLLEQCQIPATNLSKSPPKFLLLLAEEGGEWMLKLVETNNFKHLCHLSLNISPASDSDLKTHMAMKIKQLKENILQQNRDALALETRLNDLLNKVETKTREFDQLEQKYITEKSQMQILSSEQIGLEKDKFAKAQLEWQCQSEKQKIEIERRHTEMIKQLHTELAELRTQNSTYKDKLSLLEATNVEQLKQLQNLEKDLNITQRDLNLLKKQNSKLDTDYHDRDKSVNSLRTKVAVLEQELKDKGILITKHTEMLKTAKEQKQHLEDLLTEKEGQLQRKQNSLRNLSDDLVKANEILTKLQNELASTKSKLKLRTSIALEQERLLDTKQKEVGQLENKMENLVKETKDAKTEIENLKEQLKTQQNQLEEKEKIIKNNDNVISWLNRRLADSQSPLQNATVAAPITVPSSTHLTLPRTNKLISNKYETRTSAPNTVQSNALSGLPLRNPIVQNPNINQTTRMTARSMGVGITDNTMGISTFNKSGQISSTSTPMERINSLNKLSGNVAGSSLVPVTVENNNSSVPPNGTKIKSTSVTLQSGLRRAGLSDKPILPSAYFPKTLH
- the LOC122577641 gene encoding spindle assembly abnormal protein 6 homolog isoform X2 — encoded protein: MSQADDDDPCFLYSLFITEDDFKILKSQQGLLVDFDNFATQLIYLLEQCQIPATNLSKSPPKFLLLLAEEGGEWMLKLVETNNFKHLCHLSLNISPASDSDLKTHMAMKIKQLKENILQQNRDALALETRLNDLLNKVETKTREFDQLEQKYITEKSQMQILSSEQIGLEKDKFAKAQLEWQCQSEKQKIEIERRHTEMIKQLHTELAELRTQNSTYKDKLSLLEATNVEQLKQLQNLEKDLNITQRDLNLLKKQNSKLDTDYHDRDKSVNSLRTKVAVLEQELKDKGILITKHTEMLKTAKEQKQHLEDLLTEKEGQLQRKQNSLRNLSDDLVKANEILTKLQNELASTKSKLKLRTSIALEQERLLDTKQKEVGQLENKMENLVKETKDAKTEIENLKEQLKTQQNQLEEKEKIIKNNDNVISWLNRRLADSQSPLQNATVAAPITVPSSTHLTLPRTNKLISNKYETRTSAPNTVQSNALSGLPLRNPIVQNPNINQTTRMTARSMGVGITDNTMGISTFNKSGQISSTSTPMERINSLNKLSGNVAGSSLVPVTVENNNSSVPPNGTKIKSTSVTLQSGLRRAGLSDKPILPSAYFPKTLH
- the LOC122577641 gene encoding spindle assembly abnormal protein 6 homolog isoform X3, with translation MSQDDDDPCFLYSLFITEDDFKILKSQQGLLVDFDNFATQLIYLLEQCQIPATNLSKSPPKFLLLLAEEGGEWMLKLVETNNFKHLCHLSLNISPASDSDLKTHMAMKIKQLKENILQQNRDALALETRLNDLLNKVETKTREFDQLEQKYITEKSQMQILSSEQIGLEKDKFAKAQLEWQCQSEKQKIEIERRHTEMIKQLHTELAELRTQNSTYKDKLSLLEATNVEQLKQLQNLEKDLNITQRDLNLLKKQNSKLDTDYHDRDKSVNSLRTKVAVLEQELKDKGILITKHTEMLKTAKEQKQHLEDLLTEKEGQLQRKQNSLRNLSDDLVKANEILTKLQNELASTKSKLKLRTSIALEQERLLDTKQKEVGQLENKMENLVKETKDAKTEIENLKEQLKTQQNQLEEKEKIIKNNDNVISWLNRRLADSQSPLQNATVAAPITVPSSTHLTLPRTNKLISNKYETRTSAPNTVQSNALSGLPLRNPIVQNPNINQTTRMTARSMGVGITDNTMGISTFNKSGQISSTSTPMERINSLNKLSGNVAGSSLVPVTVENNNSSVPPNGTKIKSTSVTLQSGLRRAGLSDKPILPSAYFPKTLH